From Mucilaginibacter gotjawali:
GAGCAGCTTGCCGTGGAGCGTACCGTGTTAAAACTGTTTGGCGGCGGCTGCCATATGCCTTTGGGCTGCTATTGCCGTAAGGAAGACGGGCAATTCCAGGTATTTACTTCAAAAGCTGATGAAGGCGGGGATTTCCCCGACAGGCTGTTTTTAGCAGCAGCAACTACTGAAGGCTTAGCACAAAAAGTGGTATCGTATTTCGATAAAGACAGGATCTTCCCTAAAAAAGTATTTATCAGCCGGGAACTAACTGATAAAAGCTATTTCCGCCGGGCATTGGAAAAACATGAAATAGTAGTGGAAGATCGTTCGCTCATCCGTACCGTACCGGTGATCACAAAGCTGGATAGCTTTATATTAAGAAACATTGACTGGGTATTTTTCAGCAGTAAAAATGCCGTGGAATACTTTTTTAACCTGGAGCCCCTATTACCTAAAAAAGTAAAATTTGGCGCCATGGGCAGCGGGTCGGAGGATATGCTGCGCCGTAAGGGTTATTTTGTTGATTATATTGGCGAGGGTATTGATACCGCCATTGTAGCCGCCGAATTTGCAGAATTAGCTAACGGGCTCAACATCGCGTTCCCCTCGGCCAAGGATTCGATGCGGAGCATCCAGCTCGGGCTTTCATCTGATACAAAGATCATCGACCTGCCCGTTTACGAAACCATCAAAGAAGAAAAACCGGAAGCGAGTGACGCGGAGATCCTGGTATTTACCAGCCCATCCAATGTAGAAGCTTATTTCGAAGAAAACTTAGTACAACCTGAGCAAAAAGTGATTGCCATTGGTAAATCAACCGGTAAAAAGCTGGAAGAAGCCGGGGTAAAATATACCCTGCCTTATTCACCCGATGAAACCGGGCTGGCAGAAGCGGTGTTCGGGATTGTTATTTAGTTCATAGTCGATGGTCGATAGACCATGGCAAAATCGCTGTGGACTATCGACCACGGTCCATGGACTGCAGCTGTTTATAAACAGCAGGAATAACACGGCATAGATCAGTTCATAAAAATATTTTTTTATCCTGTGATAAAATTTACAATAAAAACAGAAAATATTTTTTCTATTTATCAATAGCCAGGTGCTGTTCACAAAAAAATCATGTGGATGACATTTTTTTAGAAAAAGCTTCATATCTGCCTACAACTTAATGCGACCCGGCATTATTAGTACTTGAATTTGTTTTCCTTTATTAACTTTGTCTCTCCTGTTTATTGCAGGCCTATTGATCCTATAAAATGTTACAACGACCCCGTAGAAACCGGAAAAGCGAAGTTATCCGCCAGATGGTACAGGAAACGCACGTCAGTGCGGCTAACCTGATCTTCCCTTTATTTATTATTGAAGGTATCGCCCAAAAAACTGAAGTGGCATCTATGCCGGGCATCTTTCGCTATTCGATAGATAATTTGCTGCGCGAAATTGAAAGCTGTTTGAAACTGGGTTTAAATTCTTTCGATCTGTTTCCAAATATTGACGAATCGTTAAAAGATAAATATGCTACCGAAAGCCACCGCGAACAAAGCCTGTATCTGCGTGCCATCCGCGAGGTAAAAAAGAATTTCCCTGAAGCCTGTGTGATCACCGACGTGGCCATGGACCCCTACAGCAGCGACGGGCATGATGGCATTGTTGAAAACGGCGAGATCCTGAACGACGAAACCCTTGAGGTTTTGGGCAAAATGGCCCTTGCCCATGCACAATGCGGCGCCGATATTATTGCACCATCAGATATGATGGACGGGCGTGTAGGCTATATTCGCAGGGTATTGGACGAAAATAAGTTTACCAACGTTTCAATCATGTCGTACTCGGCTAAATATGCCAGCGCCTTTTACGGGCCGTTCAGGGATGCTTTAAATTCGGCCCCAAAATTCGGGGATAAGAAAACTTACCAGATGAACCCGGCCAACCAGCGCGAAGCTTTGATTGAGGCCAATCTGGATGAGCTTGAAGGCGCCGATTTTTTAATGGTAAAACCAGCCCTGCCTTACCTGGATATTATTAAATTGATAAAAGACCATACGGAACTGCCGGTTGCGGCATATAATGTAAGCGGTGAGTACGCCATGATAAAGGCAGCCATCCAAAAAGGCTGGCTGAATGAGCAGCGTGCCATCACCGAAGTACTTACTTCTATCAGGCGTGCAGGCGCCAGCGCGATATTAACCTATCACGCAAAGGAAGTATTGGAGAATAAATGGTTGTAAGTTAGTGATTAGAGGTTAGAGATAAGAGACTAGAAAAATAAAAAATGTTCGATTCTTTAAAAAAGAAATTCAGTGGTGATGGTGATGAACCGGTAGGTACAACTACCAAACCGGATATCAGCAGGGAGAAGTCTGCGGCTTTGTATGAAAAAGCGAAAACGTATTTCCCGGGTGGAGTAAACTCGCCGGTAAGGGCATTTAAATCCGTATACGGTACGCCCCTGTTTATTGAGAAGGGTGACGGCAGCGCAATATGGGATGCCGACGGCAACCAGTTTATTGATTTTTGCGGCTCCTGGGGGCCGCTCATCCTGGGGCATAACCATCCTAAGGTAAGGGAGAAAGTAATGGAGGTGATGCAAAACGGCACTTCATTTGGCGCACCAACCGCGCTTGAAAATGAGCTGGCCGAGCTGATCGTTAAAAACAATAAATTTATTCAAAAACTGCGTTTTGTAAGTTCAGGTACCGAGGCGGTAATGTCGGCTATCAGGCTGGCAAGGGGTTATACCAAGCGCGATAAGATCTTGAAGTTTGAGGGTTGCTACCATGGGCATACCGATGCGTTGCTGGTAAAGGCAGGCTCGGGCCTGGTTACTTTTGGTGAAACATCATCAGCCGGGGTGCCTAAATCATTTGCCGATGAAACCATAGTAGTAGCCTTAAATGATAAAGCAGCGGTAGAAGAAGCTTTTGCAGAATTCAAGGACCAGATAGCAGCCGTGATCATTGAGCCTATCCCGGCGAATAATGGTTTGCTGTTGCAGGAAAAAGAATACCTGCAATTCCTTCGGGATATCTGCACCAAAAACGGCACTTTATTATTTTTCGACGAAGTGATCTCCGGCTTCAGGGTCGGATTTGAAGGCGCAGCAGGTTATTACCAGGTAAAACCGGATATCATCACTTATGGAAAGATCATTGGCGGCGGATTACCTGTTGGCTGCTATGGGTCATCTGCCGAAATAATGGGCAATGTATCTCCTGACGGGCCGGTTTACCAGGGTGGCACTTTATCGGGCAACCCGGTAGCCATGGCAGCAGGTATTGCGCAGCTGACTGAATTATTAAGATCCGGCTTTTACAAGGATCTTAACAAAAAGACCGAAGAATTTACCGATGCCATACAGCGTTTTGCCACGGCACGGAATTATACGTTTAAAGTATTCACTATCGGCTCCATTTTCTGGTTTGCATTTACCAATAAGGAAAGCATCCGCAGGGCCGATGAAGTGGATGCCGCGAGCATGGATAAATTTAAAAAGTTACACCGCGAATTGCTTAACAGGGGCGTTTATTTTGGCCCCTCAGGCTACGAAGTTGGGTTTATATCGTCGGCCCATACCAAAATCGACCTTGAAAAAGCAAAACGCGCTATATTTGAAAGTCTGGAAGTGGTGTTTAACGGGAAGTAAAGCAGTTGGCAGTTATTAGTTTGCAGTTTGCAATAAAGTTTGCAAACACGCTTATTAATCACTTAACTGAAAACTAACGGCGCGCTGCCCACTGCAATCTAAAAACTGCAAACTGAAATGAGAAGATCATTCATCATATTTTACGCGCTCATCACCTATGCGTTGGCTGAGTTAACCTGGTGGGCCTATTTGCTTGTAAAAGCAATGCCGAGCAGCTTTGGCATGATCATGGGCGAAGGTTCGGTGTTTATATTTGTATTTTTTGTTGGGGCATACTCCCTGCACAGATCTATACTGAAAGAGCGCAAATTACAGGAACAAAAGAAGAACTTCCTCCTTTCGGTAACTCACGAGCTAAAATCGCCTTTAGCATCCATCAAAATACTTTTGCAAACCATCCAGAAACGCGATCTTACAAAAAAACAAACGCTTGATTTTATCGAAAAATCGTTAAAGGATATAGAGCGCCTGGATGATATGGTAGAAAATATGCTGCTGGCATCAAAAATTGATAACCAGTCGTACACTTTTCCAAAAGATAAATTCAATCTGTCGGGCCTGGTTGACAGTATCGTTAACCGCCTGCAGATCACCAAATGCGAAAGTAACCAGCAAATTATTGACGCTGAAATTGAGCCAAAGATCGAGATCACCGGCGATAAATTCGCCTTAACTTCGGTGGTTACCAACCTGATTGAAAACGCTATTAAATATTCGGGGCCATGCGCAACGGTTGCGGTAAAACTGTTTTCGAAAGACGATAAGGTTTATTTACAGGTTGCCGATCATGGCATCGGCATATCAGATATGGAGAAGGGCCGTATCTTTGATAAGTTTTACAGGGTAGGCAGCGAGGACACCCGTAACACAAAAGGCACCGGTTTAGGTCTTTATATTGTAAAAGAAGTGCTTGATAAGCACCAGGCCAGTATAAAAGTGAAAGATAACCGACCTGTTGGTAGTATATTTGAAGTGGTTTTTGATTAACACGAATTTCACGAATAAAAACGAATGCCCGCTAATTAGCTTTACAGCCAATTGGATATGATTTTAAAACTTCGCTTTTATTCGTGTACATTCGAGAAAATTAGTGCTTAAATAAATTCGTGTAATCCGAAATAATTCGTGAACATTAGTGTAATATATTATGCCAAACAAAAAAAGAATTTTACTGGCCGAAGATGAAGAGCATCTTTTAGAAGCCATAAAACTGAACCTGGAGCTGGAAGGTTACAAGGTTTCAACTGCTACCAATGGCAAAAAAGCCTTGCAGATATTTAAAGAAGAACGTTTTAATTTAGTAATACTGGACGTAATGATGCCCGAAATTGACGGCTTTGTGGTTGCTGAAACCATCAGGCTGGAGAACTCAGAGGTGCCTATTATGTTCCTTACTGCTAAAAACACAAACGAGGATAAAATTTCGGGGCTGAAAAAAGGAGCAGATGATTATTTAACCAAACCCTTTAACCTGGAAGAATTGATTTTGCGGGTAAATAACCTGGTGAAACGCAGCCTTAAAGGCGACGAGCTGAAAGAATTTAACAGCTACAAGATCGGGGACAAAACCATCCACTTTAATTCTTTTGAACTGGTAAACGGAGATGGATCGATCACCCCGCTAACAAAAAAAGAAACCATGCTGCTTAAACTGCTGATTGAGCGCCGTAACGACGCCGTATCGCGCGAGCAAATACTGGAAACGGTTTGGAATTACGATGTATATCCATCTACCCGCACCATCGATAACTTTATCCTTACTTTCCGTAAATATTTTGAACCTGACCCTAAAAACCCGGTTTATTTTCACTCTATCCGCGGTGTAGGCTATAAATTTACTGATAACCAGCATTAATGTTTACCAACAGGACCCGTTTATTTATCGGCACTATTTTTTTCCTGTCGCTGATCATTTTGGTAGACCGGCACCTGTATGAATTGTCATCAGTTGCGCTGATGATGATCGTTTTGCTGGGCTGGGATTATTTGAGGCAGGGCACTTTGGTAGTAGCTTCAAAGCAATTTCATCATAAAGATTACGAAAAAGCTGAACGTACCTTATCTGAAATATTAAGGCCGCAATGGCTGGCCAAAAACAGGCGGGGATATTATGAGTTTTTAATGGGCGGGGTTTGCCTGCAAAAGCAGGATTTTGAAGATGCCGAAAAACATTACGAAATTGCCGCTCAATACCCTTTACGTTCCATAACGGACCATGTGGCCGCGCTGGTGCATGTGGCCAATATCAGCATCAGGCAGGGTAATTTTGACAAGGCCGAAGCTTATTTGCAGCTTACCGAAAAACATAACGCTAAAATTAACGCCAAAATGAAGGATGTGATCAGCCGACTTCACCAGGAAATAAAGAAAAATAAACGGTAGGGGCGACCCTTGTGGTCGCACTGCTATTATAAAGGGCGGCCACAAGGGGTGTTCCTATTAAATATAACGTTATAAAGGGCGACCACAAGGGTCGCCCCTACGATAAACATATGAGAGATTCATTACTGATAAAAGCCGCATTTTCGGAGAAAACAGGACGCCCGCCAGTGTGGATGATGCGCCAGGCAGGCCGTTTTATGAAAGAATATTGGGATATTAAAAACAAATATTCCTTCCTGGAGATGTGCAAAACGCCAGAGATTGCCGCGGATGTTACCATGCTGCCGGTCGACCTGCTGGGTGTTGACGCCGCCATTTTATTTTCAGATATCCTGGTAACAGGCGAAGCTATGGGCGGCGATCTCAGTTTCAGCCAGGGTGTAGGGCCAAAGTTTGCCAACCCGGTACGCACACAGGCCGACGTGGATCAACTGGAAACAGAAGTTGGGGATAAGCTGCAATATGTTGCTGACGCGATAAAAGTAATACAACAAAGACTAAATGCCCGCCTGCCGGACGGGCAGGGTTCCATCCCACTGATCGGTTTTGCAGGCGCCCCTTTTACGGTAATGAGTTACCTGGTTGAAGGCGGTTCATCAAAAGATTTTAAGCTTACCAAATTGATGATCCACAACCACCCGGAACTGGCCCACCAGTTACTATCCAAAATAGCGACAGTTACTGCCAATTACCTCAACATGCAGATCGCTGCAGGCGTTAATGCGGTACAAATCTTCGATAGCTGGGCGCAGGCGCTGGCCTGGGAAGATTATAAAGAGTTTTCGCACCGGTACATTGTGGAGATCATCAGCAAACTTAACCGGAAAGATATCCCCGTGATCTCCTTCTGCAAAGGCAGCTCGGTTTTTGCGCCACTAATGGCCGAAGCGAAACCTGATGTAATTTCTATCGACTGGAATGTTGATCTTTTGGATATTAAACAGCGTTTACCAAAAGGCATCGCCGTACAGGGCAACCTGGATCCGCATATTTTATATGCCGATAAAAAAGTAATTAAAGACCGTATCTACCGCCTGTTCGACCGGATGAAGGATGAACAGGGGTTCATATTTAATTTGGGCCATGGCATTATGCCGGATATCCCTTTTGAAAATGTGAAATACGCGGTTGATATCATAAAAAGCTACAGCCCCCCGACCTCCTAAATGGGGAGTTCGTGGTGGGTTATTTAAACATAATAAATATTCAAATTCCCCCTTTAGGGGGTTAGGGGGCTTGACTTTATGTATCCTTACGTCCTTTCCATACACATCATTTTTGTAGTCTGCTGGTTTGCCGGGTTGTTTTATATGGTGCGCCTTTTTATTTACCACACCGAGGCGCAGGAAAAACCAGAACCTGACCGCCGGATACTTTCTGAACAGTTCGTGATCATGGAGCACAAGCTCTGGTATATTATTACTGTACCGTCTATGGTGCTGGTATTGGCCGCAGGGTTAACCATGCTGTATATGCTGCCTGTGTGGCTGCAACAGCCATGGATGCACTTGAAGCTGATGTTTGTGGTGTTGTTACTGGTTTATCATTTTGTTTGCCAAAACATCATGAAGCAAATGGCAAAAGGGATCTTTAAACGTACCTCCACCCAATTGCGCCTCTGGAACGAAGTGGCCACCATCCTTTTATTTGCGATAGTTTTCCTTGCTGTTTTAAAAGATGCCGTAAACTGGATCTATGGGCTTGTCGGCCTAGTTCTTTTATCCATCATGCTGATGATCGGCGTAAAAATTTACAAGCGTTTCCGCACAAAAGATAAATAGTTCGATCGTCTCCGGCATAAAAAATTAACAAGCTTTTTTGATCATAATTAGTTAAATTTGTTTAAAAAGATTTATTATGTCGGTAGCGGAAGTACATAAAACCAAATCCAACCTAAAAGCGTGGATCGACCAGCTTTCAGATACCAATATGCTGAGTATGCTGGATGGCGTCCGGATCTTAAATACCGGCAATACCGCCTGGGATGATCTTACCGAATATCAAAAAGAAAACATCAATGCCGGATTAGATGACATTAAGCATGGGCGTGTGATGTCGTCAGAAGAGTTTTGGGACCAGCTGAAAAATGGCTGAAAAAGTTCCACATAAAATAATTTACACCCAGCGTTCTCTTGCCAATATCAGGGCGATAAGAAGTTATTTACTGTATAAATTCACTCAAAAAGAAGTTGATAATCTTTACAGGTTGATAAATGAGTTTGAAAGCGTTGTTGCGGTATTTCCTCAATTATATCCTTTAATTACTGGTAGTAAAAAAGTACGACGTGCTGTTCTGAGCAAGCAATTATCAGTATTTTACACGTTTTCGAAAGATGCGCTGCGAATTGCTGCCATACTTGATAACAGGATGGATAACGCCAAATGGCCGCGTTAAAAACCAACGAACATTTCCGCGCAAAAAAGGGATGAAGGAAACGCCTGTCGGCATCTGATCATCCCATATTGAAATTAAAACAGAAAAACCAGGGGCTCTTAAATATCTTCTATGTCTTTATCTTTTTTTGTATCATAAGGTACAGCACAACCACCTGCCCCACAGCACCCGGTATTGGATAGCGCCATGTAAATAAACAGGGCGCTAAATAACCCAACCGCCCAATCTGACGATTGGATCGACCAAACCAGCATCCACAAACCCATCCCCAGGCGCAAAAAGCGTGCAAAATTCCAGTTGGTAAATACCCTTTGTTTGATCGCTTCCATTAAATGTATTTGTTAAGGCTGTGCCAGCTGCCGCCGTTATGCACGTTTGTAAATCCCTGTGATTGTAACATGGCCTTTGCCGAACGGCTGCGCATGCCCGAGGCACAACAGGTAATGATTGGCTGATCTTTTTTCATCTTGCTTACCTTGCCGGCGAGCATACCGAGCGGGATATTTACCGACCCTTTTACATGCCCTCCCGAAAACTCCCCTGGCGAGCGAACATCAATAATTTTTGCGCCACCAGCTATCAACGCCTCAAAATCAACGCCCGGTGTTAATCCGAATATTTGTTTTAAACTTTCTAAAAATCCCATATTAATTCATTGAATAATTTTTAATAGTTACCCACGACCCACCATCGCAGCAATCAATCCCATATTGTTTTAAAAGCTGGCTGGCCATCTGGCTCCGCATGCCCGACGCACAGCAAAGTATAATGTTTTTCATTTGCTTCAGTTCTTCAAGCCGCGTATTAAGTTCATTTAAAGGGATATTGATACTTGCTTCAGCGTGCCCGGAATTAAATTCCTCAGGCGATCTTACATCAACAACAACGGTTCCCGGCGATAATAGTAATTCTGTCAACAGGCTCATTTTGATTATATTTAATAAACAAAAGTGAACATATCGCCGATCTCTGTTTGGAACATTTGTTGGATAAGAGGCAATTTTTTCAAACGCTAACGGGACCTTCCCCAACCGACGGCCGTTTTAACACAAAAATTCTATTTAAAAGATGATGAGGAACATTTTAATTTACATTGAGCAGCATTATTTTTGATTAATTATCCCTTTTAACAAATCGATATATGGACGAACCGGATATCTACGATCCTAAACATTGGAAGTGGTCGACATTTTATTATAACCAGGGGGATAAAAACTGGTTTGTACCGGGAAAGGAGGGTTTAGGCCTTAGGCCTAACTTTGCCCATAAATCAATTCAATTTATTTTCGGCCTCATCTTAATAATCACAACAGTATTGATTTTGTACAACTTAGATGTGCTGAAGTTTTAAACTACGCTACAAATATAGCTGTACCATTTGCCGCCAGTACCGCGGGCGGTGGGCGTAATTGGCCCAGGTATAAAACTGGTTGGCAATGCCCTTGTTCCAGAGCAGCTCACTAAAATCGTGGTTGTTTTGCCAAAAGGGGTCGGTTTCGCCTATGGCCAATATAATTTCAAGCTGACGGATGGCTTTAAGCTGGTTTTCATCGGTCATATTGGCCATATATTGCTGGGGCATATTAAAATAAATATCCTCGTTATGGTAGCCATCAAACAAATCCCTGAAATCCTCTATCTGCCGGCTAAGGTCGTACCGGCCACTCATCCCTACTGCCTTTTTAAAAATGTGGGGATGTTTTAGGGCGATGTTAAGGGCATGGTAAGCGCCCATGCTGCAGCCGGCGGTTTCAAAATAGTTGCCGTTGTTTTTTAAACGCATCAAGGGCAGCACCTCATTAAGGATATAGTTTTCGTATTGAATATGTCGGCCGATGCGCACTTCCGGGTAAACATCGCGGTTGTAAAAACTTTCGTTATCAATACTGTCAACACAAAAAAGCTGGATCTCGCCGTTGTAAAGCCGGTCGTGCAGCGAGTCAAGTACGTGCCAGTTT
This genomic window contains:
- the hemB gene encoding porphobilinogen synthase, yielding MLQRPRRNRKSEVIRQMVQETHVSAANLIFPLFIIEGIAQKTEVASMPGIFRYSIDNLLREIESCLKLGLNSFDLFPNIDESLKDKYATESHREQSLYLRAIREVKKNFPEACVITDVAMDPYSSDGHDGIVENGEILNDETLEVLGKMALAHAQCGADIIAPSDMMDGRVGYIRRVLDENKFTNVSIMSYSAKYASAFYGPFRDALNSAPKFGDKKTYQMNPANQREALIEANLDELEGADFLMVKPALPYLDIIKLIKDHTELPVAAYNVSGEYAMIKAAIQKGWLNEQRAITEVLTSIRRAGASAILTYHAKEVLENKWL
- the hemE gene encoding uroporphyrinogen decarboxylase; translated protein: MRDSLLIKAAFSEKTGRPPVWMMRQAGRFMKEYWDIKNKYSFLEMCKTPEIAADVTMLPVDLLGVDAAILFSDILVTGEAMGGDLSFSQGVGPKFANPVRTQADVDQLETEVGDKLQYVADAIKVIQQRLNARLPDGQGSIPLIGFAGAPFTVMSYLVEGGSSKDFKLTKLMIHNHPELAHQLLSKIATVTANYLNMQIAAGVNAVQIFDSWAQALAWEDYKEFSHRYIVEIISKLNRKDIPVISFCKGSSVFAPLMAEAKPDVISIDWNVDLLDIKQRLPKGIAVQGNLDPHILYADKKVIKDRIYRLFDRMKDEQGFIFNLGHGIMPDIPFENVKYAVDIIKSYSPPTS
- a CDS encoding tetratricopeptide repeat protein, which gives rise to MFTNRTRLFIGTIFFLSLIILVDRHLYELSSVALMMIVLLGWDYLRQGTLVVASKQFHHKDYEKAERTLSEILRPQWLAKNRRGYYEFLMGGVCLQKQDFEDAEKHYEIAAQYPLRSITDHVAALVHVANISIRQGNFDKAEAYLQLTEKHNAKINAKMKDVISRLHQEIKKNKR
- a CDS encoding esterase family protein, with translation MNREYHKWYSPVLQRDMELLILGHNGRAVLFFPTRMARFYDYENWHVLDSLHDRLYNGEIQLFCVDSIDNESFYNRDVYPEVRIGRHIQYENYILNEVLPLMRLKNNGNYFETAGCSMGAYHALNIALKHPHIFKKAVGMSGRYDLSRQIEDFRDLFDGYHNEDIYFNMPQQYMANMTDENQLKAIRQLEIILAIGETDPFWQNNHDFSELLWNKGIANQFYTWANYAHRPRYWRQMVQLYL
- a CDS encoding rhodanese-like domain-containing protein, with product MGFLESLKQIFGLTPGVDFEALIAGGAKIIDVRSPGEFSGGHVKGSVNIPLGMLAGKVSKMKKDQPIITCCASGMRSRSAKAMLQSQGFTNVHNGGSWHSLNKYI
- a CDS encoding type II toxin-antitoxin system RelE/ParE family toxin yields the protein MAEKVPHKIIYTQRSLANIRAIRSYLLYKFTQKEVDNLYRLINEFESVVAVFPQLYPLITGSKKVRRAVLSKQLSVFYTFSKDALRIAAILDNRMDNAKWPR
- a CDS encoding CopD family protein, with translation MYPYVLSIHIIFVVCWFAGLFYMVRLFIYHTEAQEKPEPDRRILSEQFVIMEHKLWYIITVPSMVLVLAAGLTMLYMLPVWLQQPWMHLKLMFVVLLLVYHFVCQNIMKQMAKGIFKRTSTQLRLWNEVATILLFAIVFLAVLKDAVNWIYGLVGLVLLSIMLMIGVKIYKRFRTKDK
- a CDS encoding response regulator transcription factor, whose amino-acid sequence is MPNKKRILLAEDEEHLLEAIKLNLELEGYKVSTATNGKKALQIFKEERFNLVILDVMMPEIDGFVVAETIRLENSEVPIMFLTAKNTNEDKISGLKKGADDYLTKPFNLEELILRVNNLVKRSLKGDELKEFNSYKIGDKTIHFNSFELVNGDGSITPLTKKETMLLKLLIERRNDAVSREQILETVWNYDVYPSTRTIDNFILTFRKYFEPDPKNPVYFHSIRGVGYKFTDNQH
- the hemL gene encoding glutamate-1-semialdehyde 2,1-aminomutase, encoding MFDSLKKKFSGDGDEPVGTTTKPDISREKSAALYEKAKTYFPGGVNSPVRAFKSVYGTPLFIEKGDGSAIWDADGNQFIDFCGSWGPLILGHNHPKVREKVMEVMQNGTSFGAPTALENELAELIVKNNKFIQKLRFVSSGTEAVMSAIRLARGYTKRDKILKFEGCYHGHTDALLVKAGSGLVTFGETSSAGVPKSFADETIVVALNDKAAVEEAFAEFKDQIAAVIIEPIPANNGLLLQEKEYLQFLRDICTKNGTLLFFDEVISGFRVGFEGAAGYYQVKPDIITYGKIIGGGLPVGCYGSSAEIMGNVSPDGPVYQGGTLSGNPVAMAAGIAQLTELLRSGFYKDLNKKTEEFTDAIQRFATARNYTFKVFTIGSIFWFAFTNKESIRRADEVDAASMDKFKKLHRELLNRGVYFGPSGYEVGFISSAHTKIDLEKAKRAIFESLEVVFNGK
- the hemC gene encoding hydroxymethylbilane synthase; translated protein: MDRKLIIGTRGSDLALWQAHFVQDSLAALGITAELKIIKTQGDRILHLSLDKLEGKGFFTKELEEELLAGTIDLAIHSHKDLPTENPPGLMIAAVSEREDASELLLILKDCVDVHQKLSVKYGGIVGTSSNRRKAQLLAYRPDLDIIDLRGNVPTRVNKLREENYDAIMLAKAGVHRLGLDLSEFYVEELNPAELVPAPAQGALAIQIRENDTELFNALQPMNHPDVVEQLAVERTVLKLFGGGCHMPLGCYCRKEDGQFQVFTSKADEGGDFPDRLFLAAATTEGLAQKVVSYFDKDRIFPKKVFISRELTDKSYFRRALEKHEIVVEDRSLIRTVPVITKLDSFILRNIDWVFFSSKNAVEYFFNLEPLLPKKVKFGAMGSGSEDMLRRKGYFVDYIGEGIDTAIVAAEFAELANGLNIAFPSAKDSMRSIQLGLSSDTKIIDLPVYETIKEEKPEASDAEILVFTSPSNVEAYFEENLVQPEQKVIAIGKSTGKKLEEAGVKYTLPYSPDETGLAEAVFGIVI
- a CDS encoding rhodanese-like domain-containing protein, whose product is MSLLTELLLSPGTVVVDVRSPEEFNSGHAEASINIPLNELNTRLEELKQMKNIILCCASGMRSQMASQLLKQYGIDCCDGGSWVTIKNYSMN
- a CDS encoding sensor histidine kinase produces the protein MRRSFIIFYALITYALAELTWWAYLLVKAMPSSFGMIMGEGSVFIFVFFVGAYSLHRSILKERKLQEQKKNFLLSVTHELKSPLASIKILLQTIQKRDLTKKQTLDFIEKSLKDIERLDDMVENMLLASKIDNQSYTFPKDKFNLSGLVDSIVNRLQITKCESNQQIIDAEIEPKIEITGDKFALTSVVTNLIENAIKYSGPCATVAVKLFSKDDKVYLQVADHGIGISDMEKGRIFDKFYRVGSEDTRNTKGTGLGLYIVKEVLDKHQASIKVKDNRPVGSIFEVVFD